The DNA segment GGGTCTTGACATCACTCATGGCTACTTGAAAAAGCAGTACGTCCGACATGTGCTCACTAATCTCAACAGTGGTTACATCCGAATGGGCGAGGCCTTTTTGTACGGTCAGTGTCGAACCGTTCACTTCATAACTATATCCAGATGGATTCCAGCCGAATTGGAAGGTCAAGATGAGCAGAACAGCCATAATGAGGGCGTACACTGCTGTAACACTGATTAATTGTTTGTTCATAGTCGTAAAACTCCTTATCCTGAGGTGGTTCAAAAAAGTCATCCATTCGTCTGCCTTTTTATGTGATGGCGATCAGAAACAATTGCATGAATTTGCGGCATAATTGCACATAATTTTAGATAATTGCACATTTCCAGACTTAATTGCGCGAAACAGCACGATAATTGCACGAAATCCTTATTAATTGCATATTTGCATAAAAACAAAGATCCGCTGCGTCTAGCAACGGACCTATTCTACCATTTATTCGACAAACCCTAAAAGCATTTCGCGTACAAACTTGCTGGCAGCTATGGCTGTTTGTTCTGTTTGGTCGTAGGCTGGAGCAACCTCAACCAGGTCTGCTCCGACAACTTGTACGTCAGAACCAACAATCGCATGGATGGCGGCGAGCAGTTCTTTTGATGAAATCCCGCCTGCTTCGGCTGTCCCTGTGCCTGGGGCGTAAGCTGGGTCAAGGACGTCGATGTCGATGGTGACATAGACAGGCCGGCCAGCCAATTCAGGCAACATACATTTCAATGGTTCGAGGACGTCAAACTTCGACATATGCATGCCGCTCTTTTCAGCGTACTGGAATTCCTCGCGCATGCCGGAGCGGACCCCAAACGAGTACACATTCTGAGGACCAATCAACTCGCATGCCTTCCGGATTGGTGTCGAATGGGAAAGGACTTCTCCCTCGTACTCCTCCCTAAGGTCGGCATGAGCATCAATATGGATAATAGCCAGGTTCGGCTGCGTTTTATGAAACGCTTTAAAGACCGGCCAACTGACGAGATGCTCTCCACCCAGTCCGAGCGGAAACTTCCCTTTTTCCAAAAGTTCGTCGATATAGCCTTCGATAATGTCAAGACTGCGTTCGGCATTGCCAAAGGGAAGCAGCATGTCGCCGGCGTCGTAATAGTTGACGTCTTCAAGGTGACGGTCTAAATAAGGGCTGTACTCTTCAAGTCCGATGGAGGCTTCGCGAATCCGATTCGGGCCAAATCGTGAACCTGGGCGGAAGCTCGCGGTCCAGTCCATCGGCAGGCCGTAAATGACAGCCTCGGCTTCCTGTTCATTCGGGCGGCTCATGATAAATACTTTTCCTGAATAAGCCGGGTCAAATCGCATGGATTACTCGCCTTCTTCCGTGATATTTTTGACGAATTTAGGCAGAGCGAAGCAGGCATTGTGAAGCTCTTTCGTGTAGTATTTCGTGTCGAATTCCTGAAAACGCTCGTCCGGCACCTTTAGTGGATCGTAAATTTTGCTGCCCATCGTAAACGTCCATAGCCCGCTCGGGTATGTCGGGATATTCGCCGTGTAGACGCGTGTAATCGGGAACGTTTCCTTGACATCACCGTACACCTGGCGAATCAAATCCGCTTTAAACCACGGATTATCCGTTTGCGCGACAAGAATGCCATCCTCTTTCAAGGCATTTGCAATTCCTTCATAGAACCCTTTTGTAAAAAGACTGACAGCTGGACCTACGGGCTCGGTGGAATCGACCATAATCACATCATATTCGCGCTCACTTTTCGCAATATGCATGAAGCCATCGCTAACTTGCACGTCGACACGTGGATTATCCAGTGCGCCTGCAATGCTCGGCAAGTATGTCTTCGAGTACTCGATAACCTTGCCATCGATTTCAGCCAGAGTGGCCTGCTCGACACTTTCATGCTTCAAAACTTCACGAATCACGCCGCCGTCACCACCGCCAACGACGAGCACTTTCTTCGGACTTGGATGTGTGAACAACGGCACGTGTGCGATCATTTCGTGATAAACGAATTCATCCTTCTCTGTCGTCATCACCATATCATCAAGCAGCAGCATCCGCCCCCACTCTTCGGTTTCAACCACCTCAAGCTCTTGAAACTCCGTCTGTTCTTTATGCAAAGTTCGGTTCACTTTTGCGGTAATGCCAAAGTTCTCCGTCTGTTTTTCGGTAAACCATGTAGCCATATTGATGTTCTCCTTTCAATACTCATGTAGGACGTTGTGCAAAAAGACACCGAAAATAATAAGCGGCCGCCTCTTAAACACACATTTGTAACCAATCAAATTATAGATTAAACGTTAGAAAAAGCAAGGAAATGTTTAATTTGTCCACTATTCTCCCATAATAATAGCAATATTTATTATTTCTTTACAGGCAGGAGCAGGAAAAATGCTATTATTTATTCGTTTTAAATGGAAATGGATACGCAGGACAATGAAAGCCGCAGTCACTTGCGGAATCCTTGGCCTCATTGCGTTTGTTGCTGTGTTCATTTATGCCGTTGGCTTGGGACCCCCTTCCCTTCATACCGAGCAGAATTCAATCTACTATGGCTCGAATGGGGAAGTGATTGATGAAACTCACGGGGCGCAGGAACGTTACTGGATTAGTAAACAGGAAATGCCTGAGGAGATGATCAATGCAACACTCGCCATTGAGGATCACCGCTTCTACGAGCACTTTGGCTTTGACCTTAAGCGCATTGCATCTGCTGCATTGACAGACTTAAAGGCTATGAAAATGGTTGAAGGGGCCAGTACGATTACACAGCAATATGCACGCAACCTCTACCTATCTCATGAAAAAACGTGGACGCGAAAAATTAAAGAAGCCTTCTATGCAATGCGGCTAGAAATTTTTTATGAAAAAGACGAGATCATTGAGGGATATTTGAACACGATTTATTACGGACATGGCGCCTACGGAATTGAAGCGGCCAGCCGGTATTATTTTGACAAGCATGCAAAAGAACTAACGCTTGCAGAGGCATCAATGCTTGCCGGCATTCCGAAGGGGCCGAGCTACTATTCTCCCCTTAACAATGCCGAAAATGCCAAGTCTCGTCAGGAACAAATTCTTTCCCGTATGGAGGAGCTTAACTATATTTCACCTAATAAGGAGCAGGAGGCATTGACGGTCTCCCTCGATTACTCTGATCACTCCGGCGAAGCTACAAAAGCAGTGGCTCCTTACTTTCAGGATAAAGTAACCGAGGAAGCAGCTAGATTACTTGAAACAGATGTGGATGCTATTAAAACTGGCGGGTACCACATTTATACAACTTTAAAGAAAAATCAACAAAAGGAGCTCGAACAATCAATTGATCAAACCATTGACAATGGCTCTGAAATTCAAACAGCCAGCGTCATCATGGACAGTCAGACAGGTGCAGTCACCGCCCTAGCTGGGGGAAAAGATTACGCCAAGAGCGCCTACAACCGGGCCACAGAGGCAGAAAGGATGGTCGGTTCTATCATTAAACCATTCCTCTACTATGCTGCCCTCTTGCGTGACTACACACCACTGACAATGGTTGCGAGTAAACCGACATCGTTTGAGTTGAAAAACGGCAAAGTCTATTCACCGAGTAACTATAACAATTACTACGCCAACCGAAAAATTACGATGGCTCAAGCTTTAGCGTTATCTGACAACATTTACGCGGTCACAACGAACGTCGATATTGGCCCAGAGAATTTTGTGGATACACTACGTACATTTGGAATTTCCGGTGAGTTGCCTGCCGTGCCTTCCTTAGCCCTTGGCACTGCTTCGATCTCGCTTTATGAAATGGTTGATGGCTACACGAGGATGGTAAGCGGATCTGAAGCTGTACGCGGTCACACGATCACAAAAATTACCGATCGCCATGACAACGTCTTGTACAAGTATGAACCTGATACAGACACCGAAAGAAACATCGACCCGAACGCTGCCTTTACCGTTACACACATGATGACAGGCATGTTCGATACGGCACTTAACGGTTACATGAGTGTGACAGGGGCAAGTATTGCTGATCAATTGACCCGTATGTATGGCGGTAAATCAGGAACAACAGATTCCGATAGCTGGATGATTGGCTTCAGTCCACAGTATATCATGGGGGTTTGGACAGGCTATGACGACAACCGTGCAATCACAAAAACAAAAGATCACCAATATGCCAAGCATCTGTGGGCCGACACGATGGAAACGATCCATCAACCTCTGCCCGCTGCAGCTTTCACTCCGACACCTGGAGTCAAAGGCGTGTACATTAATCCTAAAACAGGCAAACTACCTGGCCCAGGCTGTCCGAAAGAACGACTCGTTTACATGGACAAGGAAAACATCCCAACTGAAACATGTGAACAAAAAGAAAAAAGCAACGAAGAAGAAATCAACGAAGAACTCAAAAATGACTCCTGGCTCGACGGCATCGTCGACTGGTTCTCCTAATATATGCCACCTCAGGTCATCCAATTTTTGGATGACCTGAGGTGGCAGTAAATGTATAAAAAGACAAAGAAAACGACCGGTGACTAGCCGGTCGCTTTCTTTGTCCTAGTAAATACATGTATAACCCATGTGTTACTTAATATATTATCCAAATAGCTTGCTCGTCAAGATTCGCCTTCTAAAAAACTGCTTATTTCAGTGAACATTTTGTGAACTTCCTATAAATGCTACACGATGGTAATATCACTAATGTCATCGAGCTTGCAACTTGTTACTTCCTTCGACTCCTCCTCCTTGCCAAAAACCTTGCGCTCTAACTTGTTCATATAAGTGATTTTCATACGGATATGTTCATAATCAAAACCATTATGCACTTTGACGTTAACCGTTAAACCGTCGTGAAGTGCTCTCTGCAAAATAAAGTCAATCTCAACCGCCTTTTGCTCATCAATGATCCCTTTTTCGACTCGTTGGTCCTCCTTCCATTGCCTTTTGATTAATTCCACATGTTCCGGCAGCATCAATGATGTCCATTTGATTGTTCCACGGTCATGGTTGCGCTGATCCATAGTAACTCCTCCTAAACAGGAACGTTTGTTCTTATTTTATCACAACGACACTTCACGTATACTTGTATTTTCTCCCAGAAAAAAGTTCGGGCATGCCCTGTGGGGGAATTGCACGAAGTTTTGAATAATTGCGCGAAACACAGTATTAATTGCACGAAATCCTCAATAATTGCGTGAAAGTGGAGGTTAATTGCATATTTACACAAAAAAGCACCTCCCCTTTTTAAAAAAGAGGAGGCGCGACAGCTCAGTTACTGTACTCCGAGTGAGTCTTTCAGTTCTTTATCAGTATTTTCCCAAAGCTCTGGTTTGAAATCACGTAAATAGTCACCGAGAATCTGCTTCGATTTCTCGTCCATATGCTCGACAGCAAAGCGCCCTTTCAATGATTTATCCATCTGATTGACATGCTCTGGCATCGATTTATAACCGCGGCGAATTTCACGGTCAACGACGAGTTCACTTCCGGACACTCCGTGATAACAAGGATTTCCGCCCCGTTGATCCACAGTCACCCAAACAATCCAATACAGCTTGCCATTTGGAACCTCAGAACGATCAGGCTTAAAACGAACCCGCTTCTCGACCTTGCTTCGCGCATGAAGAGCTCCCATGTCAACGAACGCTTC comes from the Halobacillus shinanisalinarum genome and includes:
- the speB gene encoding agmatinase, yielding MRFDPAYSGKVFIMSRPNEQEAEAVIYGLPMDWTASFRPGSRFGPNRIREASIGLEEYSPYLDRHLEDVNYYDAGDMLLPFGNAERSLDIIEGYIDELLEKGKFPLGLGGEHLVSWPVFKAFHKTQPNLAIIHIDAHADLREEYEGEVLSHSTPIRKACELIGPQNVYSFGVRSGMREEFQYAEKSGMHMSKFDVLEPLKCMLPELAGRPVYVTIDIDVLDPAYAPGTGTAEAGGISSKELLAAIHAIVGSDVQVVGADLVEVAPAYDQTEQTAIAASKFVREMLLGFVE
- the speE gene encoding polyamine aminopropyltransferase, producing the protein MATWFTEKQTENFGITAKVNRTLHKEQTEFQELEVVETEEWGRMLLLDDMVMTTEKDEFVYHEMIAHVPLFTHPSPKKVLVVGGGDGGVIREVLKHESVEQATLAEIDGKVIEYSKTYLPSIAGALDNPRVDVQVSDGFMHIAKSEREYDVIMVDSTEPVGPAVSLFTKGFYEGIANALKEDGILVAQTDNPWFKADLIRQVYGDVKETFPITRVYTANIPTYPSGLWTFTMGSKIYDPLKVPDERFQEFDTKYYTKELHNACFALPKFVKNITEEGE
- a CDS encoding transglycosylase domain-containing protein, with amino-acid sequence MLLFIRFKWKWIRRTMKAAVTCGILGLIAFVAVFIYAVGLGPPSLHTEQNSIYYGSNGEVIDETHGAQERYWISKQEMPEEMINATLAIEDHRFYEHFGFDLKRIASAALTDLKAMKMVEGASTITQQYARNLYLSHEKTWTRKIKEAFYAMRLEIFYEKDEIIEGYLNTIYYGHGAYGIEAASRYYFDKHAKELTLAEASMLAGIPKGPSYYSPLNNAENAKSRQEQILSRMEELNYISPNKEQEALTVSLDYSDHSGEATKAVAPYFQDKVTEEAARLLETDVDAIKTGGYHIYTTLKKNQQKELEQSIDQTIDNGSEIQTASVIMDSQTGAVTALAGGKDYAKSAYNRATEAERMVGSIIKPFLYYAALLRDYTPLTMVASKPTSFELKNGKVYSPSNYNNYYANRKITMAQALALSDNIYAVTTNVDIGPENFVDTLRTFGISGELPAVPSLALGTASISLYEMVDGYTRMVSGSEAVRGHTITKITDRHDNVLYKYEPDTDTERNIDPNAAFTVTHMMTGMFDTALNGYMSVTGASIADQLTRMYGGKSGTTDSDSWMIGFSPQYIMGVWTGYDDNRAITKTKDHQYAKHLWADTMETIHQPLPAAAFTPTPGVKGVYINPKTGKLPGPGCPKERLVYMDKENIPTETCEQKEKSNEEEINEELKNDSWLDGIVDWFS
- a CDS encoding YolD-like family protein; amino-acid sequence: MDQRNHDRGTIKWTSLMLPEHVELIKRQWKEDQRVEKGIIDEQKAVEIDFILQRALHDGLTVNVKVHNGFDYEHIRMKITYMNKLERKVFGKEEESKEVTSCKLDDISDITIV
- a CDS encoding YwhD family protein, with protein sequence MKEFDQFKDKDEGENSDKKKNQFTIIKDDSTDGHGGYGVGSISLENMTPVIVDPNEEEAFVDMGALHARSKVEKRVRFKPDRSEVPNGKLYWIVWVTVDQRGGNPCYHGVSGSELVVDREIRRGYKSMPEHVNQMDKSLKGRFAVEHMDEKSKQILGDYLRDFKPELWENTDKELKDSLGVQ